A stretch of the Halorussus lipolyticus genome encodes the following:
- a CDS encoding ABC transporter substrate-binding protein — protein sequence MSEKSNMSRRSFLKATGGTASAVALTGTAVGQETTTQEDGGGGGTFNLINATMSTLDPIKATDTASGTVIQQMFDALMNYPDGEIEVQTQLAQGFETSDDFTTYTFNLKQGAQYHGDFGEVTAQDFVYAWERLAASDESRRAYFILSSIGVQHETDSEGNYQPGTLAVEAVDDYTLEMTLEEPFHATLPMLAYTAFAALPEGIVGDIEGYEGEIPYSQFATSNPIGAGPFQFETWQSNDVAEVSRFDNYHGQTAQVDRVNWRIIEDDNARYTYAMNRNADYFPIPTPFYDPNKVSVEETDDLGRQFGTYGPVRNGATLNYLAVATINAFYLGFNTNRVEKPARQAAAYAMNQNQVIEQIFKGRGQAAYHFTPPNIYPDGPDAYDQHAEQNYPYGYNQTQIQQARQVMEEAGYDQNNRYEFTLTIYSGSDTWQQTAQLLRDQLASAHIDMTIESAPFSTLLQRGREGNLQAYSLGWIMDWPAPDNFLQLLNPPQTDTSQDAPISYVNWLDTEASQQAQSAWEQIQDNPAPTDEAEAARNESYIQIEEANWEDVVFLPVYHRTDERFWYQNVDVERFGGAGTSRQMYNTTDLE from the coding sequence ATGTCCGAGAAATCCAACATGTCTCGACGGTCGTTCCTCAAGGCGACCGGCGGGACGGCATCGGCTGTTGCGCTCACGGGTACTGCTGTCGGTCAGGAGACCACTACTCAGGAAGACGGAGGTGGCGGCGGCACGTTCAATCTCATCAACGCCACGATGAGTACGCTCGACCCCATCAAGGCGACCGACACCGCCTCGGGGACCGTGATTCAGCAGATGTTCGACGCGCTGATGAACTATCCGGACGGGGAAATCGAGGTCCAGACCCAACTCGCGCAAGGCTTCGAGACCTCCGACGACTTCACGACCTACACGTTCAATCTCAAGCAGGGCGCGCAGTACCACGGCGACTTTGGCGAAGTCACGGCCCAAGACTTCGTGTACGCTTGGGAACGGCTCGCCGCGTCGGACGAGTCTCGTCGTGCGTACTTCATCCTCTCGTCCATCGGCGTCCAGCACGAGACCGACAGCGAGGGCAACTATCAGCCCGGAACGCTCGCTGTCGAGGCCGTAGACGATTACACGCTGGAGATGACGCTCGAAGAACCCTTCCACGCCACGCTCCCGATGCTGGCGTACACGGCGTTCGCGGCGCTTCCGGAGGGCATCGTCGGTGACATCGAGGGGTACGAGGGCGAGATTCCCTACTCGCAGTTTGCGACCTCGAACCCCATCGGTGCCGGACCGTTCCAGTTCGAGACGTGGCAGTCCAACGACGTTGCCGAGGTTTCCCGGTTCGATAACTACCACGGACAGACCGCGCAGGTCGATAGGGTCAACTGGCGCATCATCGAGGACGACAACGCCCGGTACACCTACGCGATGAATCGGAACGCGGACTACTTCCCGATTCCGACACCATTCTACGACCCCAACAAGGTCAGCGTCGAGGAGACCGACGACCTCGGTCGGCAGTTCGGGACCTACGGGCCGGTCCGGAACGGCGCGACGCTGAACTACCTCGCGGTGGCGACCATCAACGCCTTCTACCTCGGGTTTAACACGAATCGGGTCGAGAAACCCGCCCGGCAGGCCGCCGCCTACGCGATGAACCAGAATCAGGTCATCGAGCAAATCTTCAAGGGTCGCGGACAGGCCGCCTATCACTTCACGCCGCCGAACATCTACCCCGACGGCCCGGACGCCTACGACCAGCACGCCGAGCAGAACTACCCTTACGGGTACAACCAGACCCAGATTCAGCAGGCCCGGCAGGTGATGGAGGAGGCCGGATACGACCAGAACAACCGGTACGAGTTCACCCTGACCATCTACTCGGGGTCGGACACGTGGCAACAGACCGCACAACTCCTGCGCGACCAGTTGGCGAGCGCCCACATCGACATGACCATTGAGTCCGCGCCGTTCTCGACTCTCCTCCAGCGCGGTCGGGAAGGGAACCTACAGGCGTACTCGCTCGGGTGGATTATGGACTGGCCCGCGCCGGACAACTTCCTGCAACTGCTCAACCCGCCACAGACCGACACCTCGCAGGACGCCCCCATCTCCTACGTCAACTGGCTCGACACCGAGGCGTCCCAGCAAGCCCAGAGCGCGTGGGAGCAGATTCAGGACAACCCGGCACCGACGGACGAGGCCGAGGCGGCACGTAACGAGTCGTACATCCAAATCGAGGAGGCCAACTGGGAGGACGTGGTGTTCCTGCCGGTCTACCACCGGACCGACGAGCGGTTCTGGTACCAGAACGTCGATGTCGAGCGCTTCGGCGGTGCAGGAACCAGTCGCCAGATGTACAACACGACCGACTTAGAGTAG
- a CDS encoding M48 family metallopeptidase, producing MPPTRSSDDRRPDDSELTRRIAAVLALVLVADAAFVAVLAYLFRPWVVALVGGAGDSAGVAGAVGWLALVALSTLALAWVQLKYTRRELLGAADARSVSETEYPDLHRRLRRLAQTAEMTPPDLAVAETETANCFTVGDLRRGTVVVSTGLLDALSASELDAVLAHELAHLRNRDAVVMTLATFLPALANDDYSLVRDSSGPARTLALGLAAVVGYAASTALVAVPAFSAASFVAFGGFAAFTVLFGGVALGLLALPVVVLSGVLSRSREFSADRAGALLAGDPSAMASALEKLDAEAAGRPTEDVRASGIRELCFLPHGLVRADAEEDAGDDPLAGLPLDVATHPPTEERIARLRDLAAEGRDGYR from the coding sequence ATGCCACCCACTCGCTCCTCGGACGACCGCCGGCCCGACGACTCGGAACTCACCCGCCGAATCGCCGCGGTCCTCGCGCTGGTCCTCGTTGCCGACGCGGCGTTCGTCGCGGTCCTCGCGTATCTGTTCAGACCGTGGGTCGTCGCACTGGTCGGCGGGGCCGGCGATTCGGCCGGCGTCGCGGGCGCAGTCGGGTGGTTGGCGCTCGTCGCGCTCTCCACGCTCGCGCTCGCGTGGGTACAACTTAAATATACGCGCCGAGAGCTTCTGGGGGCGGCGGACGCCCGGTCGGTCTCCGAGACCGAGTACCCGGACCTCCACCGTCGCCTGCGCAGACTCGCCCAGACCGCCGAGATGACGCCGCCGGACCTCGCCGTCGCCGAGACCGAGACGGCCAACTGCTTCACGGTCGGCGACCTGCGCAGGGGGACCGTGGTGGTCTCGACCGGCCTCCTCGACGCGCTCTCGGCGTCGGAACTCGACGCCGTGCTTGCCCACGAACTCGCGCACCTCCGGAACCGGGACGCCGTGGTCATGACGCTGGCGACCTTCCTCCCGGCGCTGGCGAACGACGACTACTCGCTGGTCCGGGACTCGTCCGGTCCTGCTCGGACGCTCGCGCTCGGTCTCGCGGCGGTCGTTGGCTACGCCGCCAGCACCGCGCTGGTTGCTGTGCCGGCGTTCAGCGCCGCGTCGTTCGTGGCCTTCGGCGGGTTCGCCGCGTTCACGGTCCTGTTCGGCGGGGTCGCACTCGGCCTGCTGGCGCTCCCGGTCGTGGTCCTGAGCGGGGTCCTCTCGCGCTCTCGGGAGTTCTCTGCGGACCGCGCCGGGGCACTGCTGGCCGGGGACCCGTCTGCGATGGCGAGCGCCTTGGAGAAACTGGACGCCGAGGCCGCCGGAAGACCGACCGAGGACGTGCGAGCGAGCGGGATTCGGGAACTCTGCTTCCTGCCCCACGGCCTCGTTCGCGCCGACGCCGAGGAGGACGCAGGCGACGACCCCCTCGCCGGTCTCCCCCTCGACGTGGCGACCCACCCGCCGACCGAGGAGCGAATCGCCCGACTGCGCGACTTGGCGGCCGAGGGGCGAGACGGGTATCGGTAG
- a CDS encoding halocyanin domain-containing protein — MTNDDTTTGRTHGEATGRETTDRAATRRDVLKAGGTATAAVAGLSGSATASEGGSDLSSWFEGVSNYDGVADKTGESEVTIEVGAQGNNGAFAFGPAAVRVDPGTKVVWKWTGKGGSHNVVSESGDFESEMVSDEGHTFSQTFEEKGVHKYACSPHKAMGMKGAVVVGDTEVGSSGYDLGASEYAIGGSILLGLLSPIAFAWVLFKRDPDGPSR, encoded by the coding sequence ATGACGAACGACGATACGACGACGGGACGCACGCACGGCGAGGCGACGGGGCGAGAGACGACGGACCGAGCGGCCACCCGACGCGACGTACTGAAAGCTGGCGGGACAGCGACCGCCGCTGTGGCCGGACTGTCCGGGTCGGCGACGGCCTCCGAGGGCGGGAGCGACCTCAGCAGTTGGTTCGAGGGCGTCTCGAACTACGACGGCGTAGCGGACAAGACCGGCGAGTCCGAGGTCACAATCGAAGTCGGCGCGCAGGGCAACAACGGCGCGTTCGCCTTCGGTCCGGCCGCGGTCCGGGTGGACCCCGGTACGAAGGTGGTCTGGAAGTGGACCGGCAAGGGCGGCAGTCACAACGTCGTGAGCGAGAGCGGCGACTTCGAGTCAGAGATGGTCAGCGACGAGGGCCACACCTTCTCCCAGACCTTCGAGGAGAAGGGCGTCCACAAGTACGCCTGCTCGCCCCACAAGGCGATGGGCATGAAGGGCGCAGTCGTGGTCGGCGACACAGAGGTCGGCTCCTCGGGGTACGACCTCGGAGCCAGCGAGTACGCTATCGGCGGGAGCATCCTGCTGGGTCTCCTCTCGCCCATCGCGTTCGCGTGGGTGCTGTTCAAGCGCGACCCCGACGGCCCGAGTCGGTAA
- a CDS encoding multicopper oxidase domain-containing protein yields the protein MSQIGAPGDGPSRRDFLKATGAGGLAAAAGCTAPSNNDRRATQQQAMQSQNSLPTTSPPEIVNVNEQGGKVTLKSTPARHEVHPLDTMGGPVELPQVWAFQADDRDPSVPGPILRTTEGEDMEVTLDNTDSKHPHTLHFHGVSKTWENDGVPTTTGITVQPGEKHTYQIPANVPGTHIYHCHYQTPRHMEMGMFGIFRVDPKGYEPADREYFMTLKDWDSSLPKMMAGQSASYNPRKRNADVFTINGKSAPRTLHPEDGSPIIVKQGETVRLHMVNAGYMSHPMHIHNHRFQKVEKDGGVIPEAARHDEDVTNLAPAERHTLEFEADADPGIYLMHCHKVNHVMNGRSYPGGMLGGVVYEEAMDTDIFKKLMKYAGYEG from the coding sequence ATGAGCCAGATTGGAGCCCCCGGAGATGGACCCTCTCGACGCGACTTCCTGAAAGCGACCGGTGCCGGCGGTCTGGCCGCCGCCGCTGGCTGTACTGCCCCGAGCAATAACGACCGACGCGCAACCCAGCAACAAGCTATGCAGTCCCAAAACTCTCTCCCGACGACCAGTCCGCCGGAAATCGTGAACGTCAACGAACAGGGTGGAAAAGTCACGCTCAAGTCCACGCCCGCTCGCCACGAGGTCCACCCGCTCGACACGATGGGCGGTCCCGTCGAACTCCCGCAGGTCTGGGCCTTCCAAGCCGACGACCGCGACCCGAGCGTCCCCGGTCCCATCCTCCGGACGACGGAGGGCGAGGACATGGAGGTCACGCTGGACAACACCGACAGCAAGCACCCCCACACGCTCCACTTCCACGGCGTCAGCAAGACGTGGGAGAACGACGGCGTGCCGACGACCACGGGCATCACGGTCCAACCCGGTGAGAAGCACACCTACCAGATTCCCGCCAACGTCCCCGGCACCCACATCTATCACTGCCACTACCAGACGCCCCGGCACATGGAGATGGGCATGTTCGGCATCTTCCGAGTTGACCCGAAGGGGTACGAACCCGCCGACCGCGAGTACTTCATGACGCTGAAGGACTGGGACTCGTCGCTCCCCAAGATGATGGCGGGCCAGAGCGCGAGCTACAACCCCCGAAAGCGCAACGCCGACGTGTTCACCATCAACGGCAAATCCGCGCCCCGGACCCTCCACCCCGAGGACGGGTCGCCCATCATCGTCAAGCAGGGCGAGACGGTCCGGCTTCACATGGTCAACGCGGGCTACATGTCCCACCCGATGCACATCCACAACCACCGCTTCCAGAAGGTCGAGAAGGACGGTGGGGTCATCCCGGAGGCCGCCCGCCACGACGAGGACGTGACCAACCTCGCGCCCGCCGAGCGCCACACGCTCGAGTTCGAGGCCGACGCCGACCCCGGCATCTACCTGATGCACTGCCACAAGGTCAACCACGTCATGAACGGCCGGAGCTATCCCGGCGGGATGCTCGGCGGCGTCGTCTACGAGGAGGCGATGGATACCGACATCTTCAAGAAACTGATGAAATACGCTGGATACGAAGGCTAA
- a CDS encoding transcriptional regulator, with the protein MVRDPVSVEDDPDLQVLLDALDDPDCRAIVTNLDEPMTASEISDATDIPLSTVYRKLDALTDASLLSELTEVRSDGHHTTRYDLDFDEVSLSLTDEQEFDVAVSRPARSAEERLADMWSEVRKET; encoded by the coding sequence ATGGTTCGAGACCCGGTGAGTGTCGAGGACGACCCCGACTTGCAGGTGCTTCTCGATGCGCTGGACGACCCCGACTGCCGGGCCATCGTCACGAACTTAGACGAACCCATGACCGCGAGCGAAATCTCGGACGCGACCGACATCCCGCTCTCGACGGTCTACCGGAAACTCGACGCGCTGACCGACGCCTCGCTCCTCTCGGAACTCACCGAGGTCCGGAGCGACGGCCACCACACCACGCGCTACGACCTCGATTTCGACGAGGTGTCGCTATCGCTGACCGACGAGCAGGAATTCGACGTGGCCGTCTCGCGGCCCGCTCGCTCGGCCGAGGAGCGCCTCGCGGACATGTGGTCGGAAGTGCGAAAGGAGACATAA
- a CDS encoding DUF7521 family protein, translated as MNADLATITSLVVALKTVTLLLGGLITFFAYKAYRRTESPALGSLALGFGVVTLGAFLAGIADQILAIDRTTVLVIESLLTVTGFGVITYSLYVE; from the coding sequence ATGAACGCAGATTTGGCCACCATCACGTCGCTCGTCGTCGCGCTCAAAACAGTCACGCTCCTGCTGGGCGGCCTCATCACCTTCTTCGCCTACAAGGCCTACCGCCGGACCGAATCGCCCGCGCTGGGGTCGCTCGCGCTTGGCTTCGGCGTCGTCACTCTCGGGGCGTTTCTGGCTGGCATCGCCGACCAGATACTCGCTATCGACCGCACGACGGTCCTCGTCATCGAGAGCCTCCTCACGGTTACGGGGTTCGGCGTCATCACCTACTCGCTGTACGTGGAGTGA